Proteins encoded within one genomic window of Misgurnus anguillicaudatus chromosome 18, ASM2758022v2, whole genome shotgun sequence:
- the cited2 gene encoding cbp/p300-interacting transactivator 2: MVDRMMAMNHGRFPDAVNGLQHQHSSARRMGMGQFPSALQQQQQQQQQHYNMMMGDHMHYGGNVNTNHGIRHSGNNINGGMPNGNLPARFNSQFVGAAASSQGQQQLAASMQLQKLNTPYYGHHTHPSHHHHYMHELHPAGHQLNGTGQQYRDGNAKQNSGVPLPGHHMPAAILPPNVIDTDFIDEEVLMSLVIEMGLDRIKELPELWLGQNEFDFMTDFVCKQQPSRVSC; encoded by the coding sequence ATGGTGGACCGCATGATGGCAATGAACCATGGACGCTTCCCAGATGCTGTGAATGGTCTCCAGCATCAGCACTCGTCCGCGCGCAGGATGGGAATGGGACAGTTTCCGAGCGCGCTacagcagcagcaacaacaacagcaacagCATTATAACATGATGATGGGTGATCACATGCACTACGGAGGGAATGTAAACACGAACCACGGAATCCGTCATTCTGGGAATAATATAAACGGAGGCATGCCCAATGGCAACTTGCCCGCGCGGTTTAACTCCCAGTTTGTTGGAGCTGCTGCGAGCAGCCAAGGGCAGCAGCAGCTGGCTGCGAGTATGCAATTGCAAAAGCTCAACACACCGTACTACGGTCATCACACGCATCCCTCCCATCATCACCATTACATGCATGAACTGCATCCAGCCGGGCACCAGTTAAACGGGACAGGACAACAGTACAGAGACGGTAACGCGAAGCAGAACAGCGGTGTGCCTTTGCCCGGCCACCACATGCCTGCAGCAATACTGCCCCCCAACGTTATCGACACGGATTTTATTGACGAGGAGGTCTTGATGTCACTGGTGATAGAAATGGGTTTGGATCGGATTAAAGAACTTCCAGAGCTGTGGCTGGGACAGAATGAGTTTGATTTTATGACAGACTTTGTTTGTAAGCAACAGCCTAGTCGAGTGAGTTGTTAA